AAGGAAGTCCTCATCGGCGCGGGTGCGGATTTCTACTTCGCGGGCTGGAACTACGGCATGCGGGTCGGCGGCGAGGTGACGCCTGACACACTCGCGCCCTTTGGCATCCAGGTTTACGAGCTGACCGAAAGCTGCACCCATATCATGGACAAGCCCCCCGCGCGGATGGATGACATGTACGCCGATCTCCTGAACCTCGGACGTATCTTCGGCGTCGCGGAACGCGCCGAGGCGCTGGTGGCGGGCTACCGCGCGGAACTCGATGCGATCCTTGCCGAAATGACACCTCTGGAGAACGCCCCCCGCGTTTTCGTTTATGACAGTGGCGAGGACATGCCCTTCACTGCCGGCCGCTACGCCATGCCGAATGCCCTGATCCAGGCCGCGGGCGGAACCAACATCATGGACGACGTCGAAAAGAGCTGGACGACCGTCGGCTGGGAGGCGGTGGTGGAACGCGACCCCGAGGTCATCGTGATCGTGAACTATGGCGACGTCACGGCGGCGCAGAAGCGCGATTTCATGATGCAAAACCCCGCTTTCGCTGACTTGTCTGCGGTCAGGAATGACCGGTTCGTCACGCTCGAATACGTCGAGGCGACGCCCGGCCCGCGCAACATCGGCGCAGTGAGGACGCTCGCCGAAGCGTTCCGCGCAGAATGACCGAGACCCGGGTTGGAGCGCCCGCACGCCGGGCCTTCGTGATGCCGTCGCTGACGGTGGCGGGGGTTGCGGTGCTGCTGCTCTCGATCTCCGTCGCGGTCAGCTTGGGCGCGGTCGCCGTGCCGCTTGGCACGGTTTGGGGCATCATGGCGGATCGGATTTTGCCGGGGCTGCTGACGCCCGACTGGACAACCGGACAGGCTGCAATCGTCTGGGAGATCCGCCTTCCGCGTGCGCTTCTCGCGGCAATGGTAGGGGCGGGGCTGGCGCTGGTCGGGGCCAGCCTGCAATCGGTCACCCGCAACCCGCTGGCGGACCCGCATCTGCTCGGCATTTCGTCAGGTGCGGCATTCGGAGCGATCCTTGCGCTGTTGCACACCGGGCTGTTCCTCGGCCTGCTGACCGTTCCGCTCTTGGCCTTTGCGGGGGCGTTGGCCGCCACGCTGCTTGTCCTTGGCGTGACCAGCTTCGCGCAGGCGACGGGTGCCGACCGACTCGTTCTGGCGGGCGTGGCCGTGTCCTTCATCGTCATGTCCTGCGCGAATATCCTGATCTTCATTGGCGACCCGCGCGCGACCCATACTGTCGTTTTCTGGATGCTTGGCGGTCTCGGCCTTGCGCAGTGGGACCAGCTGCTCTTTCCGGCGGTGATCCTTGTCGGTTGCGGGCTCTGGTTTCTCGCGAATGCCAGTCGGCTCAATGCCATGACGATTGGCGACGAGACGGCTTCGACCCTTGGCATACCCATCGCCCGCTTTCGACTGTCGGTTTTTGTCGTGGGCGCGCTGCTGACGGGGTGCATGGTCGCCTTCTCGGGCATCATCGGCTTCGTCGGACTGATGATCCCACATATCGTCCGGATGCTGGTCGGTGGCGATTACGCCCGCGTGCTGCCAGCTTCCGCGCTCGTCGGCGCGATCTTTCTTGTTTGGGCCGACATCGCGGCCCGCACCGTAATGGCGCCTGAGGACATACCCATTGGAATCGTCACCGGTCTGATCGGAGGCGCGTTCTTTGTCTGGCTACTGCGCCGGCGGGCATGAGGGCGCGGTGGGAGATACTCTGCCACCGGACGAAGGAAGCCCTGATCAATCCCCACGCCGGTTGTTCGATCCCCTTCGATTTGCAGGCCTGGGTTGTGGACTGTTCGAGCAGTCCTTCCCTGTTTCACTTCGCAGTTCACACTTGTCTGAAATGGCTCCCAATCCGGTCACGCCGACATGGCACCTGAGGTTAGAGCAAGATCGAACCAACTCGCCGGCGCCAAGTCACGCGCGTGCAGCGATTTGCCCTGAACGAGCAAGTCGCGACAAAACGGCCCGACGAGTTCTTGACAAAACCAGTCGGGTTGACTTTTCCGACTGATTAACTCAACTTTCCGTCAGTTCCAGCCACTCCGTCCCTTGGTCGGGGAAGCCCGACGCATGACACAAAACAGGGCCTGGAAGTTGCACCCAAATACAAGCCAATCATCCACCGCGCAGGCACGACGTCTTGCAGACACCGATCCGCTGGAGGCGCTCATGGCTTCTGCCGAGACGGACGAGACGTCTGCGGAATGGATCGCCGATCGCTACAGATCCGACAATTCGAATGTGACTTTTGATCCGGCGCCTTAGGGCGCGCAACAGCCCTTTTTTCGATTTCACGATCTCTCCACATACAGGAACAGCCCCGATGACACGACTGCCCCACCTTTCCACAGCGCTCGCGCTGGTGCTTGCGACGCCTGCCTTCGCCACAGAACCCGCAGAGGTTCTGGATCACTACGCGGACATGGCCGTGGCCAAGTACGAAGACAGCCTGATCACTGCACAGCGACTGCAAGCGGCGGTCGACGCCCTCGTTTCGACGCCTTCTGCCGAGGCTCTGACCGCTGCGCGTGCGGCGTGGCTTGCTGCGCGCGTCCCCTATCAACAGTCCGAGGTTTACCGGTTCGGAAACGCCATCGTCGATGATTGGGAAGGCAAGGTGAACGCCTGGCCGCTGGATGAGGGGCTGATCGACTATGTGGACGCCTCTTACGGCGGGCCGACCGACGAGAACGCGTTTGCCTCCCTCAATGTGATTGCAAGCCCGACTTTCACGCTGTCGGGCGCGGAGGTTGACGCGACCGAGATCACGCCGGCTCTTCTGGAAGAAACGCTGCACGAGGCGGACGGGGTCGAGGCAAACGTGGCCACCGGGTATCACGCCATCGAATTCCTGCTCTGGGGACAGGATCTGAACGGTCACGGTGCCGGGCCAGGCGACCGGCCCTGGACCGATTATGCTCCGGGGGACGATTGCACCAATGGCAACTGCGACCGACGCGGGGCGTTCCTGAAGGCGGCGACCGACCTTCTGGTATCCGATCTGGAATGGATGGTGGCACAATGGGCCGATGACGGGGCCGCGCGGGCTGAACTGACCGCCGATGCGGAGGCCGGGATCGCCGCGATCTTGACGGGCATGGGGTCGCTTTCATATGGCGAAACGGCGGGGGAGCGGATGCGGCTTGGCGTCATGCTGAACGATCCCGAAGAGGAACATTCCTGCTTTGCCGACAATACCCATAACGATCACTTCTATAACGGCATCGGCATCCAGAACGTCTATCTCGGAGAGTATGTCCGCGTCGATGGCACGCTGGTCTCGGGGCCGGCCCTGTCCGATCTGGTGGTGGCGGCCGATCCGGCACTCGATGCCGAGATGCAGGGCAAGCTGGCCATGGCCGTGATGCAATTGGGACGGATCAAGACCGCCGCCGAAGCCGGGTTTGCCTATGACCAGATGCTGGAGCAAGGCAATGCCGCGGGCGAGGCGTTGATCATGGGCGGGGTGAACGGACTCGTGGATCAGACAAGGTCGATCGAGCGGGTCATCGCCGTGTTGAATGCCGAAGGGATCGAGATCGAAGGCTCCGACAGCCTCGACAACCCGAGCGCTGTGTTCGAGTGATCCACGCGCGGTCCGTGCGGCCTTGCGCGCGCGCCGCATCAAGCTCACGGCAGGCCTCTGCGGAGGCCTGCCTTTTCCCTCCATACCGCGCCGAGTTGCCGCCATGCTCACCCGCCACATCCCTGCGCTCCTGTATATCTTTGCTGCCGTGCCCGCCGCATGGGCCGACAGCCCCTTCGCCAGTCTCGGTGATCCCCATTTGAACGTCGTGCCCAGAACCGCGGAGGAGGCGGCGCGGATCGCGGCTGTCACGGCGCTGACCGAGGATTTCAGCGCCGCGGCGAAGTTCGAGGAGCGCTCCGCCGGGGCGGCTACGGTGCGGGCGCTGGACAACCCGAACGCCTTCTCGCTGCCTTCCGGCAATATCAGCTTCGAAGATGAAATGACCTTCAAGCTGGGCAATGGGCTGTTCCGGAAGCTGTGGGTTTCGTCGCCCGCCTCCACGCTCGCGTCTGACGGGTTGGGCCCGATCTTCAATGCGCGCTCATGCCAGCGCTGCCACATCAAGGACGGGCGTGGCCATCCGCCGGAGAACGCCGACGATAATGCAATCTCGATGTTTCTGCGGGTGTCGATTCCCGGGCCTGTGGATGCGGGGATACCCGAGATCCAAGGGTATATCGCGACCCTGCCGGACCCGACCTACGGCACCCAGTTGCAGGATTTCGCGGTCCAGGGCCACGCGGCGGAATACCGGCTGGACGTGCGTTATACTGAGGACATCGTCGTGCTCGCGGACGGCACCGAGGTGTCGTTGCGCCACCCGACCTACACCGCGGCCAACCTGGGTTATGGCCCGCTGCATCCGGAGGCGATGCTGTCGCCCCGCGTCGCCCCGCAGATGATCGGTCTGGGCCTGCTGGAGGCGATCCCAGCGGCCGATATCCTGGCCCGTGCGGATCCCGAGGATCTGGACGGCGACGGTATTTCCGGGCGCCCCAACATCGTCTGGTCGTTCGAATATGACCAGCCCATGCTCGGGCGTTTTGGGCTCAAGGCGGGCAATCCCACCGTCATGCAGCAATCGGCGGGTGCCTTTGCAGGTGATATTGGCATCTCCAATCCGCTCTTTCCGGCTGGCGCCGGGGAATGCACGCCCGCCCAGGCCGCGTGCCAAACCGCCGTTCACGGCGATGGCGATGCGCGGGGGACGGAAATCGATGCCTTGGGGATGGATCTTGTCGCTTTCTACAGCCGCAACCTCGGCGTTCCGGCCCGGCGCAACGTGGACACCCCCGAGGTGCTGCGCGGCAAGGAGGTGTTTTACAACACC
The Dinoroseobacter shibae DFL 12 = DSM 16493 genome window above contains:
- a CDS encoding FecCD family ABC transporter permease, producing the protein MPSLTVAGVAVLLLSISVAVSLGAVAVPLGTVWGIMADRILPGLLTPDWTTGQAAIVWEIRLPRALLAAMVGAGLALVGASLQSVTRNPLADPHLLGISSGAAFGAILALLHTGLFLGLLTVPLLAFAGALAATLLVLGVTSFAQATGADRLVLAGVAVSFIVMSCANILIFIGDPRATHTVVFWMLGGLGLAQWDQLLFPAVILVGCGLWFLANASRLNAMTIGDETASTLGIPIARFRLSVFVVGALLTGCMVAFSGIIGFVGLMIPHIVRMLVGGDYARVLPASALVGAIFLVWADIAARTVMAPEDIPIGIVTGLIGGAFFVWLLRRRA
- a CDS encoding di-heme oxidoredictase family protein, whose protein sequence is MLTRHIPALLYIFAAVPAAWADSPFASLGDPHLNVVPRTAEEAARIAAVTALTEDFSAAAKFEERSAGAATVRALDNPNAFSLPSGNISFEDEMTFKLGNGLFRKLWVSSPASTLASDGLGPIFNARSCQRCHIKDGRGHPPENADDNAISMFLRVSIPGPVDAGIPEIQGYIATLPDPTYGTQLQDFAVQGHAAEYRLDVRYTEDIVVLADGTEVSLRHPTYTAANLGYGPLHPEAMLSPRVAPQMIGLGLLEAIPAADILARADPEDLDGDGISGRPNIVWSFEYDQPMLGRFGLKAGNPTVMQQSAGAFAGDIGISNPLFPAGAGECTPAQAACQTAVHGDGDARGTEIDALGMDLVAFYSRNLGVPARRNVDTPEVLRGKEVFYNTGCVSCHTPSFVTHRLADRPEQSFQLIWPYTDMLLHDMGPGLADNRPEARATGREWRTPPLWGIGLTETVSGHTYFLHDGRARSLLEAVLWHGGEAQPHRDAVVAMSTEDREALIAFLESL
- a CDS encoding imelysin family protein, yielding MTRLPHLSTALALVLATPAFATEPAEVLDHYADMAVAKYEDSLITAQRLQAAVDALVSTPSAEALTAARAAWLAARVPYQQSEVYRFGNAIVDDWEGKVNAWPLDEGLIDYVDASYGGPTDENAFASLNVIASPTFTLSGAEVDATEITPALLEETLHEADGVEANVATGYHAIEFLLWGQDLNGHGAGPGDRPWTDYAPGDDCTNGNCDRRGAFLKAATDLLVSDLEWMVAQWADDGAARAELTADAEAGIAAILTGMGSLSYGETAGERMRLGVMLNDPEEEHSCFADNTHNDHFYNGIGIQNVYLGEYVRVDGTLVSGPALSDLVVAADPALDAEMQGKLAMAVMQLGRIKTAAEAGFAYDQMLEQGNAAGEALIMGGVNGLVDQTRSIERVIAVLNAEGIEIEGSDSLDNPSAVFE
- a CDS encoding ABC transporter substrate-binding protein translates to MRPLLSLALLAFAGPAFAHPVTVQSCDREVTFDAPPKAAVSNDVNLTEMMLVLGLTERMVGFTGINGWNKLDEAMRADVGELPELSEKYPSKEVLIGAGADFYFAGWNYGMRVGGEVTPDTLAPFGIQVYELTESCTHIMDKPPARMDDMYADLLNLGRIFGVAERAEALVAGYRAELDAILAEMTPLENAPRVFVYDSGEDMPFTAGRYAMPNALIQAAGGTNIMDDVEKSWTTVGWEAVVERDPEVIVIVNYGDVTAAQKRDFMMQNPAFADLSAVRNDRFVTLEYVEATPGPRNIGAVRTLAEAFRAE